gacagatggTAAATGGAAAAGATCTGATGTGGTTTGATGCCAGGTGTGCTGACCTCCACCTCATCCTATTGGCAcagtgtgtataagtgtgtgggTATATGCTTGTTGGTGTGTGTCTTCCTCTCTGTTCAGCATAATCCTTTGCTATCAAGCATATGGTGACAATTGATAAAGCCTTGGcaaactgctgtgtgtgtgtgtgtgtgtgtgtgtgtgtgtgtgtgtgcgcgcgcgccaTTGGGTTTTGTGAGtcaatataaaaaatacttcCCATACTTCTAGGCAGTATATCAGTAGGTTACATGTTCCCACATTACAGCTTTATTCACATCACAGTGTTAActatcatctctctctttctttctctctctgtcagttgGCGGTGCGATTGTTCTTGGTACTTACACCATCCTCTTCCTAAAGCTTTACTCCTATAAGGATGTCAACATGTGGTGCAGAGAGCAGAGCATTGTCAAGGCCAAGACACTGGCCAGGTCGCTGTCTTGTAAGTCACAaacacacttgcacatacatattttAGAATAGAataatttatttgtcattgctttACAGACAACGAAAAGCAGTTTAGCGGCTCTGAATTGACAGCATAACacatcattaaaaacaatgcCAGGccataacagacagacaaaccggCAACATGCACAAACAGAACAGTTCCAGGTGTGATAGCAGTTCTTTTTCAGTGGCCATTTGGTGTTATGGATTTGACAGCTTTTGGATAGAAGCTGTTTTTTAACCTGTTTGATTTGGACTTGATGGACCTGAATCTCCTATCATCTCCTATTTTGGCAAGAGAGGGTTTGCATACTACATTTAAAACCTATTTGAGAATGAATTATTtgctcattttaaatgttttacaattCTTACCCCAAATGATCTCTCAGCCCCTTGCTCATGCTGTTACAGTGACGTCTAGTGGCAGATACTTGATACTGCAGCTCTTAGATAAAATGAAAGTTGGACAGTTATTTACAGAAACAGTCACTGTGTGCAAATCTTAATTATATAACAGATTATTATGTATGTCAACATCCACATTTGATTGTCATTATATTATTTTCTCTGTATTTGTATGTAATGATTCCCTTACATACTTTGCAACACCATGatattgtgcatgtgtttgtgtattaatTCTGCCCACAGGTCCCTCAGCACAACACTTCAATGGAGGCCACTGTAAGGTGTTTTACCCTGGCAACCTCACAATCAGAGGTACTCAAATACATCTTTGTATCTAGTACATCTAGTGCATTTGGTGTTTATATGAAACTTTATTGATAATGTCACGTGCCTACCTCTTTTTCCTGTTTCATTATGTCACGTTTTGACTGTCACATTGACCTCCTCCCTGTCTGTAGACATATACTACTTTGTCTCTGCTCCAACTCTGTGCTACGAGCTCAACTTCCCTCGCTCTCCTAATATTCGCATAGGTTTCCTTCTGAGGCGACTGCTTGAGATGGTGAGTAAATATCTCAATTCAGCATCAGCCAGAAAACAGCACCTTTGCTGTAGCTGTTTTTTCAAGTCAAAAAGAGACCCCTTTTCCTGATTAGGATGGATCTTAGTGCTTAGGAGTGGTTTGTGAATGCGTTCACAAACCACTCCCAAAAAGTACAACAACTACAAGAACACCTGCACACTTTTTAAGAGTTTAGTGTTTACTTTGCATGCTGGTGAAGAGGATGATTAATTCATTTTGAAGTAACTTTGCTTATTTAAGGGAAAACGCTGGGTtttatgtttgtagttttggtCATCATTAACGGTTATGATATTTTACTCATCAAGTTAAATGCTGAGATTTGGGTACATGGTGACACCACAGTCCGACAGGGCAAGGGTCATGAGCTGTTAGACAATCAGACATAAACCATTTCTGTTCTAAACAGCATAGGATAATTACTTTCCAGTGATGATacataactaaaaaaaaaaagttaaaagcttCACTGTTTGTTATCTGATGCGCTATTCATATTCTCATGTCATGTCACTCACTTTGATGTTTATCTTTGTCCCCAGCTGTTCTTCACCCAGCTGTTAGTTGGTCTGACTCAACAGGTACTGGTGCTCTGTTTGTCGGTCCATCCACATTTCAAGTTTTTTTAATGCCATGATAAAaggtgttgctgttgttttgcCTCGATTGCCAGAACTATGAAAGTACTATGGAAAACAAATTGCATTAAAAATGAAGCCAATATACAGAATTCACAGTTTCCGGTGCATGTCTGAAAATGGCATAATTGTgctttttgctttctttccatCAGTGGATGATTCCCATCATTCAAAGTTCCATGAAACCACTAGAGGTGAGGAAAACAGAATGAAGCTAACACTGCACAAAATGCAAAGTGCTGCTGTGCATCATTTGTTAATCTATGGGTCTCTCCTCTCCGCTGTAGGACATGGATCTGTCCAGGATGACTGAGAGACTCCTAAGATTAGctgtgagtaaaaaaaaacatatatacatgtaGAATCTTTTACTAATGTTTTTGTCTTCATGTGAGTTGAtgacaaacacatactgtaggatGAAATAGCATAACACATAACAAAGCCCAACAGTAGTGGGGATAATCACACTATCTAAAGGCCATGATTGTCAGCCCTTTTGTTTCAAATATACCTCAGTCATTTCTAGTGGGAAATCATAGTAAAACTGTAACACTGCTCCATAGTCATTGTTACAGATAACATATACATTATTAGAATCAAAATCAAACATTTACGTTTCATTGGTGTCTTTTCCAAATGTTACTGTTACACCAGGATCACAGCCACAGGGATAATGCACTGCATATTGCACATTGTCATATGTATGCTAGTACTGTACATGAGAATATACCATGACTTTGTTGAGAGTATGGGTACGAAACAAGTTTTGCATCTGGCTTTCACTTGTTGTTAGTTTGGACATCTCCTCTTAAATGTCTCTGTCATATAATTTCTTTTTAGTTTGAGTCCTTCCATTTCTCTAACCCTACTCCAGGTTCCTAATCACTTGCTGTGGCTGATGTTTTTTTACGGGTTCTTCCACTCGTCAATGAACTTCACAGCTGAGCTGCTGCGCTTTGGAGACAGAGAGTTCTACAAGGactggtggtgtgtgtgtgtgtgtgtgtgtgtgtgtgtgtgtgtgtgtgtgtgtgtgtgtgtgtgtgtgtgtgtgtgtgtgtgtgtgtgtgtgtgtgtgtgtgtgtgtgcgcgtgtctgaAAAATTAAAGTGCATCTAAGCATGTGCAGTAGATAATTTCAATATCAGTAAATCAATTTCATCAATAAATGTACTGTAGGATATATACTATTATTTCCTTATTTGCTGCATGACAATAGACTTAGGCATAGAATTTAAGTTTTTCATGTTCATCAATATTGATAAAATGATCTTAGATCTATTGTTTAAACCCTGTAAGGCTTCAAAAATATATTTGCCGACTCTTCTTTCAGGAACTCTGAGACAGTGACATATTTCTGGCAGAACTGGAACATCCCTGTACACAAGTGGTGTTTACGGTGAGTTATTCGCACACTAACACACTGAGTGGAAGCAATGAAATCTATAGAAATGAACacaggggagagcagcaggtTTGATGCAGGGAGACAGACTCAACAAGGCACACTGATGTATTTGGGAAATTGATTCATCTGGCTGCAAGAGAGTAAGTGCTAGTAATAAATATGGGGCCTGCAGCCAGTTCCACATGCACTAACACAACAGCAGGAGCAAATGCAATATTAAGCCAGGCAAAGCAAATGAAATGCTATTTAAAGGGTTTGAAGCCTATTTTCCTGTCAGAGAGGGAGAATTACAGCACAtaatacagtggtgctcataaatTTATGAactcatgctaaagttgactaaaaaattatttattaaaatagccccacatcatcacatacaattcaccatacctagagattggcatggttttatttcagttagcctaatagctggtttgatttgcattgagggatggttttatggaaagtaccccatgccaatctctaggtatggtgaagggtatgtgatgatgtggggctattttaattccaaaggccaagggaactttatcaggatgcatagtatcctggatccatgaaataactggcctttaaaaataaacatctgcctgcctctatgggaatttaacataggggtgtacttacttatgccccctgtattttaaggaataacatttatttatttacgatacattattcattcacaaagaaaattggtgtccttaaagattggatttttcctcatttatttaattatggcattaagatcaatttccaaaagatgatttttttattcctctttttagttaactttagcatgggttcatagacctatgagcaccactgtagaTACAGTATAAGATAGTTCAACATACAGTATCACACACAATAGGAATAGGAAAACAGTAAACGTCTGACAAAACAAAGAAGTAAAATCTTTGTCAGTGTATTTGTCGTTCTAGTTTACAGGATACGTCCATCCATACcatcatctgtccatccatccattttaaCATCTGTTCTTTTGTCTGTCTTGCAGCCACTTTTACAGGCCTCTGCTTAGGAGAGGATTTAGTAAAATGGTCAGCCAATCAGCTGTCTTCTTCTTGTCGGCTTTCTTCCATGAGGTAAGCGCTGAGACCAAGACCACTTTCTCTGCTTATGTTAACACTTTAGATAGAATACACTGCACCGTAGATCTTCAATGTCCCAGGTCGTATTATGTAATCATTTTGGTTTCCCCATCTGTTTCTGTGTCAGTACTTGGTCAGTGTTCCTCTCAGGATGTTCAGACTTTGGGCCTTCATGGGCATGATGGCACAGGTAAGACCCAACACATATCACTGATGATTAAACGTAAAGCTGTTTGCACAAACCTCTACTGTACTGGTATTTCAAAAATACCTTTTTCCATTTaaaactgcaaaatgtataatgcataataatgatATAGGTACGATTTTTTTGCTAAAACAAATCCTTAATGTTTGAAAAAGGTTAAAGAAAATGAGTGTAGGTAGGTCTGGCATTTATGAAAGGTTTGTGTAGCCCAATCATACTAAAATTCAAAATAGTGAATGTTCCTTGTGACTCCTATGGGACATTTTAAACAGTGTTTGGCCTTGGCTTCAGTGTCATTAACTGAGTTAATTACCTCATTAGCATGACAGGGCATATTTGATGTATCATGGGGAATAAAGACGGACAATAGGCAATTTAAGTGCCTCTTTGCTGACTTTATTAGTTTGTTATTCATTAAAAACCCACtacgtttatttattttctaattttATTTACTCATCAGCTTCCATTAGCCTGGTTTGTTGGTCGCTTCCTGCGCGGTAACTACAGCAACGCTGCAGTGTGGATCTCACTTATCATTGGTCAGCCATTCGCCATCCTGATGTACGTCCACGACTACTATGTCCTGCATTACAGACAGGAGGCTA
This sequence is a window from Sander vitreus isolate 19-12246 chromosome 6, sanVit1, whole genome shotgun sequence. Protein-coding genes within it:
- the LOC144519694 gene encoding diacylglycerol O-acyltransferase 1-like yields the protein MGDSGANGAFTRRRRATLAASKGADLLPMNGRSAAVRQSSVTTDITRDNGQAKQNRSLETVQSKSKTEKRKNDIRERLSCHKTQESLLSSASGYNNYRGILNWCVVMLVLSNARLFLENLLRYGVLVDPIQVISLFLNDSYSWPACLVIVSNMFILVALYTERQLSKGSFTEHVGFLVHCINLVIMLTFPAAVVLLVPSMTPVGGAIVLGTYTILFLKLYSYKDVNMWCREQSIVKAKTLARSLSCPSAQHFNGGHCKVFYPGNLTIRDIYYFVSAPTLCYELNFPRSPNIRIGFLLRRLLEMLFFTQLLVGLTQQWMIPIIQSSMKPLEDMDLSRMTERLLRLAVPNHLLWLMFFYGFFHSSMNFTAELLRFGDREFYKDWWNSETVTYFWQNWNIPVHKWCLRHFYRPLLRRGFSKMVSQSAVFFLSAFFHEYLVSVPLRMFRLWAFMGMMAQLPLAWFVGRFLRGNYSNAAVWISLIIGQPFAILMYVHDYYVLHYRQEAT